The proteins below are encoded in one region of Candidatus Kapaibacterium sp.:
- a CDS encoding fumarylacetoacetate hydrolase family protein, producing MRKKIQFTDGYEMIPGTFYGIGQNYAKHAAEMGSQVSPDPTVFIKPPSSLLNDGDIIILPEISDNVHHEVELVVVIGKDCDNIQADEAIDFIAGYGVGIDVTMRDIQNKAKNEGKPWAIAKGFRNSAPISKIIPATQFQFIPYFDLELWVNDELRQSGSTKDMERSVGELVAFLSNIFGLQAGDIIFTGTPEGVGQIISGDKIRAKLGQFVELNVAAL from the coding sequence ATGAGAAAAAAAATACAATTTACTGATGGCTATGAGATGATACCCGGCACATTCTACGGTATCGGTCAAAATTATGCCAAACATGCAGCCGAAATGGGTTCGCAAGTATCACCCGACCCTACAGTTTTTATCAAGCCGCCCTCATCTTTGCTTAATGACGGTGATATAATTATATTGCCGGAAATCTCCGATAACGTTCATCACGAAGTGGAACTTGTGGTTGTAATCGGCAAAGATTGCGATAATATTCAGGCTGACGAAGCAATTGATTTTATTGCAGGATATGGAGTGGGGATTGACGTAACTATGCGCGACATCCAAAATAAAGCCAAAAACGAAGGCAAACCTTGGGCAATTGCTAAAGGATTCAGAAATTCAGCCCCTATTTCGAAAATCATTCCGGCTACACAGTTTCAATTCATCCCATATTTTGATTTGGAACTTTGGGTAAACGATGAACTCAGACAATCCGGCTCGACAAAAGATATGGAACGAAGCGTAGGCGAATTAGTCGCTTTCTTGTCGAATATCTTTGGCTTACAAGCCGGAGATATTATATTTACAGGAACACCCGAAGGTGTTGGGCAAATTATTTCCGGCGACAAAATAAGAGCGAAATTGGGTCAATTTGTTGAACTAAATGTTGCAGCATTATGA
- a CDS encoding transglycosylase domain-containing protein: MVIFTIGLAVYVRNVVSYGLPSLEQLENPKTNLATRILSSDGVLLDHFFIDRRINMTYDSIPKDFINALTATEDKKFFSHWGVHTGRIINAFAKRIIYGDREGASTITMQLSRHLFLNQDITFERKIREAFISIKIEQTYTKEEILEMYTNTVNYGRGAYGIQVASQTFFDKLPNELTTAECAMLVAMLKAPANYDPIKHPEKAIRRRNLVLKLMYDQEYLTGAQYAEARKEAINVFLTDKSGKRKRIHLGSQSAPHFVEMIRQDLSRDNSFREYDLYRDGLIIHTTLNSKIQQYANEAVEEHLNELQTTFSKRWSWNRNQKLLDELLLKAVRDNAEYTSAEKKEKPKIQERLLKSKNFIDSVKNIASTIQVGLVVIDPANGAILALVGASPKFMRENPSAKYSLNHVKQIRRQPGSAYKPMIYTMALNNGYTPESKVECGPFSFKTETGELWEPRGTGNCEPGDMTSLSDALRISINTVSARLVTSITNPTDIVNLSRRMGISTPLQSVPAISLGAGGDVEPLELTSAYGSFVYDGIHIPPYFLTVVEDKNGTVIKQKPRFVNMKKAMEPEIARQMTYMLERVVNAGTASRAIRSVFKDVDAAGKTGTTNDAADAWFVGYTPQLVAGIWLGFDDKRITFDVLGGEGYGGRSAAPIWGKLMAKIYADQSLPYREKKFAYKKLQDSLQEFTLPYPLTERQKERIRGLMQPFQAAPSQPSSDQVILPELPTRRND, translated from the coding sequence ATGGTGATATTCACCATAGGATTGGCTGTTTATGTCCGAAATGTAGTTTCATATGGTCTTCCTTCACTTGAACAATTGGAGAATCCAAAAACAAATCTCGCTACTCGAATACTAAGTTCAGATGGTGTATTATTAGACCATTTTTTCATTGACCGTAGAATCAATATGACCTATGACAGTATTCCTAAGGATTTTATAAATGCACTGACCGCTACCGAAGACAAGAAATTTTTCAGTCATTGGGGGGTTCATACCGGAAGAATAATTAATGCTTTTGCAAAAAGAATTATTTATGGCGACAGAGAAGGTGCCTCGACAATCACTATGCAATTATCAAGACACTTGTTTCTCAATCAGGATATAACATTTGAAAGGAAAATTCGCGAAGCGTTTATTTCAATCAAAATCGAGCAAACCTATACAAAGGAAGAAATTCTGGAGATGTACACTAATACTGTGAATTATGGCAGAGGTGCATACGGAATCCAAGTAGCGTCGCAGACTTTCTTCGATAAATTGCCGAATGAACTAACGACTGCTGAATGTGCAATGTTGGTTGCAATGTTGAAAGCACCGGCGAATTATGACCCGATTAAACATCCCGAAAAAGCAATTCGCCGACGCAATTTAGTGCTGAAATTAATGTATGACCAAGAGTATTTGACTGGTGCCCAATATGCCGAAGCAAGGAAAGAAGCAATAAATGTTTTTCTGACAGATAAATCAGGCAAGAGAAAACGCATTCACTTGGGAAGCCAATCGGCTCCTCATTTTGTGGAAATGATACGTCAGGATTTATCTCGGGATAATTCATTTCGTGAATATGACTTATATCGCGATGGTTTGATTATTCATACAACACTCAATTCGAAAATTCAGCAATATGCCAACGAAGCCGTAGAAGAACATCTGAATGAATTGCAAACAACTTTCAGCAAGAGGTGGAGTTGGAATAGGAATCAGAAATTATTAGATGAATTACTTCTCAAGGCTGTACGTGATAATGCCGAATATACCTCAGCTGAGAAGAAAGAAAAGCCCAAGATACAAGAACGTTTGTTAAAAAGCAAAAATTTCATTGATTCTGTTAAAAATATCGCGAGTACAATTCAAGTAGGCTTAGTAGTAATTGACCCTGCAAACGGAGCGATTTTAGCTTTAGTAGGTGCTTCACCAAAATTCATGAGGGAAAATCCCTCGGCAAAATATTCCTTAAACCACGTAAAACAAATCAGGCGTCAACCGGGTTCTGCATATAAGCCAATGATTTATACTATGGCATTGAACAACGGTTACACTCCTGAATCAAAAGTCGAATGCGGACCATTCAGTTTCAAAACGGAAACGGGAGAATTATGGGAACCTCGTGGAACGGGAAATTGCGAACCGGGAGACATGACATCATTGTCCGATGCCTTAAGAATATCAATCAATACTGTATCGGCAAGATTAGTAACATCCATCACAAATCCTACAGATATAGTAAATTTATCGAGAAGGATGGGGATTTCGACACCTTTGCAATCAGTACCTGCAATTTCCTTGGGCGCAGGTGGAGACGTCGAACCACTCGAACTGACTTCTGCATACGGTTCCTTTGTTTATGACGGTATCCACATTCCACCTTATTTCCTCACAGTTGTAGAAGATAAAAACGGAACGGTCATCAAACAAAAGCCAAGATTTGTAAATATGAAAAAAGCTATGGAACCCGAAATTGCTCGTCAGATGACTTATATGCTCGAAAGAGTCGTTAATGCGGGAACTGCATCGCGAGCAATCAGAAGCGTATTTAAAGATGTTGATGCAGCAGGCAAAACCGGAACAACCAATGATGCAGCGGATGCTTGGTTTGTGGGATATACTCCACAATTAGTTGCGGGTATTTGGTTAGGATTTGACGATAAACGAATTACTTTCGACGTTCTCGGTGGTGAAGGCTATGGTGGGCGTTCAGCAGCCCCAATTTGGGGCAAACTCATGGCAAAAATTTATGCTGACCAAAGTCTGCCCTATCGTGAAAAGAAATTTGCATACAAAAAATTGCAGGACTCGCTTCAAGAGTTTACTTTGCCATATCCGTTGACCGAGAGGCAAAAGGAAAGAATTCGAGGCTTAATGCAACCTTTTCAGGCGGCACCAAGCCAACCGAGCAGCGATCAAGTTATTTTACCGGAATTACCTACAAGAAGGAACGATTAA